A region from the Panicum hallii strain FIL2 chromosome 1, PHallii_v3.1, whole genome shotgun sequence genome encodes:
- the LOC112879002 gene encoding probable serine/threonine-protein kinase At1g01540 produces MSDSELSRSTVVFGLRMWVLVGIGVGAAFVLLLVLISVLCLLAFRRRRRRQRPTNPAQQLPTTAPPKNPANVKAPKDIQEVPSHAAAAAAPAKTPLAQVLQLPTPQVSEQIATGKEHRITNPEQQHHPSQRSDGPSPHGSDERRGGRGGAADHAPPAVPEVSHLGWGHWYTLKELETATGMFSDENVIGEGGYGIVYHGVLENGTQVAVKNLLNNRGQAEKEFKVEVEAIGRVRHKNLVRLLGYCAEGNQRMLVYEYVDNGNLEQWLHGDVGPVSPLTWENRMKIILGTAKGLMYLHEGLEPKVVHRDVKSSNILLDKHWNAKLSDFGLAKLLGSERSYVTTRVMGTFGYVAPEYAGTGMLNETSDIYSFGILIMEIISGRVPVDYNRPPGEVNLVDWLKTMVSNRNSDGVVDPKIPQKPTSRAVKKALLVALRCVDPDARKRPRIGHVIHMLEVDDFPYREDRRGSRAPGQARAPEKSAGGSGHHETDSSANGGTQAEPFRWRNPDA; encoded by the exons ATGTCGGACTCGGAGCTGTCCCGGAGCACGGTGGTGTTCGGGCTCCGCATGTGGGTGCTCGTCGGCATCGGCGTCGGCGCCGCCTTCGTGCTCCTGCTCGTCCTCATCTCCGTCCTCTGCCTCCtcgccttccgccgccgccgccgccggcagcggCCGACCAACCCCGCCCAGCAGCTCCCCACCACCGCCCCTCCCAAGAACCCCGCGAATGTCAAGGCGCCCAAGGACATCCAAGAAGTCCcctcgcacgccgccgccgctgccgccccggcGAAGACGCCGCTCGCGCAGGTGCTCCAGCTCCCCACGCCACAGGTCTCCGAGCAGATCGCGACCGGCAAGGAGCACCGCATCACGAACCCGGAGCAGCAGCACCACCCCAGCCAAAGGAGCGACGGGCCTTCGCCGCACGGCAGCGACGAGAGACGGGGTGGGCGAGGTGGCGCTGCGGACCACGCGCCACCGGCGGTGCCGGAGGTGTCCCATCTCGGGTGGGGCCACTGGTACACGCTCAAGGAGCTGGAGACGGCTACCGGGATGTTCTCCGATGAGAACGTGATCGGCGAGGGCGGTTATGGGATCGTGTACCATGGTGTGCTCGAGAACGGCACGCAGGTCGCCGTCAAGAACTTGCTCAACAACAG GGGTCAGGCAGAGAAGGAATTCAAGGTTGAGGTCGAAGCGATTGGGCGTGTGCGGCACAAAAACCTTGTGCGCCTTCTGGGATACTGTGCTGAGGGTAATCAGAG GATGCTTGTTTATGAGTATGTCGATAATGGGAACTTGGAGCAGTGGCTGCACGGGGATGTTGGACCCGTAAGCCCTCTTACATGGGAGAACAGGATGAAGATTATACTGGGAACAGCAAAAGG GTTAATGTATTTGCACGAGGGACTTGAACCGAAAGTGGTTCACCGTGATGTCAAGTCAAGCAACATCCTTCTGGACAAGCACTGGAATGCTAAGCTCTCAGATTTCGGACTCGCAAAGCTTCTTGGTTCAGAAAGGAGTTATGTTACGACACGAGTTATGGGAACTTTCGG GTATGTTGCTCCAGAGTACGCAGGGACTGGAATGTTGAATGAAACAAGTGATATATATAGTTTTGGAATTCTCATTATGGAAATAATATCGGGTAGGGTACCAGTGGATTATAACAGGCCACCAGGAGAG GTTAATTTAGTTGATTGGCTTAAGACAATGGTAAGCAACCGAAATTCTGATGGCGTTGTGGACCCAAAGATCCCCCAGAAGCCTACTTCTAGGGCAGTGAAGAAGGCTTTGCTAGTGGCATTGCGATGTGTAGATCCTGATGCTCGTAAGAGGCCAAGGATTGGGCATGTCATTCACATGCTTGAGGTTGATGATTTCCCATACAGAGAA GATCGCCGGGGTAGCAGAGCACCAGGGCAAGCAAGAGCACCAGAGAAATCCGCAGGTGGATCAGGTCACCATGAGACTGACAGCAGTGCAAATGGTGGCACACAAGCCGAACCCTTTAGATGGAGAAACCCAGATGCTTAG